A DNA window from Fodinibius sp. Rm-B-1B1-1 contains the following coding sequences:
- a CDS encoding XTP/dITP diphosphatase, whose amino-acid sequence MKKIILASRNKHKIEELRATLKPLGIELKSTYDFPDLEEVVEDRETLEGNALKKAQYVYEETGLPALSDDTGLEVDALNGRPGVYSARYAGEEATDQENVDKLLDELSDVPLERRGAQFRTVAAFVTNNGPNTFEGICRGTIITKERGTKGFGYDPVFVPASYKKTFSELDADEKNRISHRGKAIQKVVNFLQKQTC is encoded by the coding sequence ATGAAGAAAATTATTTTAGCATCACGAAATAAGCATAAAATTGAAGAGCTTCGAGCTACCTTAAAACCACTGGGGATTGAGCTAAAATCGACGTATGATTTTCCAGATCTCGAAGAGGTTGTTGAAGATAGGGAAACGCTCGAGGGCAATGCGTTAAAAAAAGCCCAGTATGTTTATGAGGAAACAGGCTTACCTGCTCTTTCCGATGATACCGGGCTGGAAGTGGATGCCTTAAATGGACGTCCCGGAGTATATTCGGCACGCTATGCGGGGGAAGAGGCTACGGATCAAGAAAATGTTGATAAATTGTTGGATGAGCTGTCCGATGTTCCTTTGGAACGCAGGGGTGCCCAATTTAGAACGGTGGCTGCTTTTGTTACTAATAATGGACCCAACACATTTGAAGGCATTTGTCGGGGGACGATCATTACAAAGGAAAGAGGAACCAAGGGATTTGGTTATGATCCTGTATTTGTCCCGGCATCTTACAAAAAAACATTTTCAGAGTTAGATGCTGATGAAAAAAATCGGATAAGCCATAGGGGCAAAGCCATTCAAAAAGTGGTCAACTTTTTGCAAAAACAGACTTGCTGA